One genomic region from bacterium BMS3Abin08 encodes:
- a CDS encoding NMT1/THI5 like protein, whose product MLLFPNLRRNSDKNYGGKAMKKLFALLSLFLFLSASYSPAYGRVFVTIGTGGVTGVYYPTGGAISRMINKKFKEYGIKATVESTAGSVYNINAVLSGDLEFGIAQSDRQYQAYNGLAEWSKRGPQKDLRSVFSIHPESITLIASAQSGIRSVKDLKGKRVNIGNPGSGQLQNSKDILSAAGVGLDSLHVEQVKAVEAPGLLQDEKIDAFFYTVGHPNGNIKEATSGRIKVRIVPIKGKWVDALLKKYPYYAKTIIPIKFYPNALNKEDVESIGVKATLVTSKNVDERIVYAITKEVFDNLEAFKKLHPAYSVLTKENMLQGLSAPIHRGALKYYKEAGLLKYIDPKLIQE is encoded by the coding sequence ATGTTATTATTCCCCAATCTCCGGAGAAATTCCGATAAAAACTATGGGGGTAAGGCCATGAAAAAACTGTTTGCATTGTTAAGTCTTTTCCTTTTCCTTTCCGCTTCGTATTCTCCTGCGTACGGGAGGGTGTTCGTTACAATAGGTACCGGTGGTGTAACCGGTGTCTACTATCCTACCGGTGGAGCCATCAGCAGGATGATAAACAAGAAGTTCAAAGAGTATGGTATCAAGGCAACGGTAGAGTCGACTGCCGGGTCCGTTTACAATATCAATGCGGTGTTATCCGGAGACCTTGAGTTTGGCATTGCACAGTCAGACAGGCAGTACCAGGCATACAATGGTCTGGCCGAGTGGTCAAAAAGGGGACCTCAGAAGGACCTGAGGTCAGTCTTTTCAATCCATCCGGAATCGATCACCCTTATTGCATCGGCACAGAGCGGCATAAGGTCTGTAAAGGATCTCAAGGGTAAGAGGGTAAACATCGGCAATCCGGGGTCGGGCCAGCTTCAGAACTCAAAGGATATCCTCTCTGCAGCAGGTGTAGGGCTTGATAGCCTCCATGTTGAGCAGGTGAAGGCCGTTGAGGCGCCCGGGCTTCTCCAGGATGAAAAGATCGACGCCTTCTTCTATACCGTGGGCCATCCAAACGGAAACATAAAGGAGGCCACGTCAGGGAGGATTAAGGTGCGAATTGTCCCGATTAAGGGGAAGTGGGTTGATGCGCTTCTTAAGAAGTATCCCTATTATGCCAAAACCATAATCCCCATCAAATTCTATCCTAATGCCCTCAACAAGGAGGATGTGGAAAGCATAGGAGTAAAGGCAACCCTGGTGACCTCAAAGAACGTGGATGAGAGGATTGTCTATGCAATTACAAAGGAGGTCTTTGATAATCTTGAGGCCTTCAAGAAGTTACATCCTGCTTATTCGGTGCTCACAAAGGAGAATATGCTCCAGGGCCTTTCCGCACCCATTCACAGGGGCGCCCTGAAGTACTATAAAGAGGCCGGTCTTCTGAAGTATATCGATCCAAAACTCATTCAGGAGTGA